A single region of the Phycisphaerae bacterium RAS1 genome encodes:
- the icd_2 gene encoding Isocitrate dehydrogenase [NADP], which produces MARTVCLIPGDGIGPEVTAAAKLVIEAAGAAIEWIELPAGAGAAEKFGDTMPKQTIEAIEHHRLALKGPITTPIGKGFTSVNVALRKRFELYAAVRPVRNLPGVKTRYDGVELVVVRENTEGLYSGLEHEVVPGVVESLKIATRKGCERIARYAFNYAHQRGRKKVSVFHKANIMKKSDGLFLECAQKVHKEIAPDITYEEMIIDNACMQLVRDPTRFDVLLMENLYGDLISDLCAGLVGGLGVVPGANIGDDCAIFEAVHGSAPDIAGKGLANPLGLIISGVMMLNHMGLTGPADKIKAAYNAVLARGNPDELTRDIGGKASTMQFAEALAREIK; this is translated from the coding sequence ATGGCTCGCACCGTCTGTCTGATCCCCGGCGATGGAATCGGCCCGGAAGTTACGGCCGCGGCGAAACTGGTCATCGAGGCTGCCGGCGCGGCCATCGAGTGGATCGAACTTCCGGCGGGGGCCGGCGCGGCGGAAAAATTCGGCGACACGATGCCGAAACAGACCATTGAGGCGATCGAGCATCATCGCCTGGCGCTGAAAGGGCCGATCACCACGCCCATCGGCAAGGGCTTCACCAGCGTCAACGTCGCGCTTCGAAAGCGATTCGAGTTGTATGCGGCCGTCCGGCCGGTGCGGAATTTGCCCGGGGTGAAGACCCGTTACGACGGCGTCGAGCTGGTTGTCGTGCGCGAGAACACGGAGGGGCTGTACAGCGGATTGGAGCACGAGGTCGTGCCGGGCGTGGTCGAGAGCCTGAAAATCGCGACGCGGAAAGGGTGCGAGCGGATCGCACGCTACGCCTTCAACTACGCTCACCAGCGCGGCCGCAAGAAGGTGAGCGTCTTCCACAAAGCGAACATCATGAAGAAGTCCGACGGGCTATTCCTGGAGTGCGCTCAGAAAGTGCATAAGGAGATCGCCCCGGACATCACGTACGAAGAGATGATCATCGACAACGCCTGCATGCAGCTTGTCCGCGACCCGACGCGCTTCGACGTACTTCTGATGGAGAATCTCTACGGCGACCTCATCAGCGACCTGTGCGCCGGGCTGGTGGGCGGGTTGGGCGTCGTGCCGGGCGCCAACATCGGCGACGACTGCGCGATTTTCGAGGCGGTGCACGGCTCGGCCCCGGACATCGCCGGCAAGGGGCTGGCCAACCCGCTCGGGCTGATTATCAGCGGCGTGATGATGCTGAATCACATGGGCCTGACCGGCCCGGCGGATAAGATCAAGGCGGCCTACAACGCCGTCCTGGCCCGCGGCAACCCGGACGAGCTGACCCGCGACATCGGCGGCAAGGCGAGCACGATGCAGTTTGCCGAGGCGCTGGCACGGGAGATCAAGTAA
- a CDS encoding Alpha-agarase precursor encodes MRQLSRPGLFSTLALGAFGLLMPILGCPPVVNDTDGDGVADEQDNCVAVANADQTDTDGDGVGDACDNCPKDANADQADSDNDGVGDVCDNCPNDANTNQTDSDDDGIGDACDNCPNDANADQADGDNDGVGDACDNCPNDANANQADADNDGDGDACDNCPNDANADQADSDGDGTGDACERLAGESRSTNIAVTGDDRRVVVVNRDSNSLAVIEVRNAAGADTTTKLAEIPVGVEPRFLALSPSGSEAYVSNTVSGTVSVVSLAGATKFSVVDTITVGAEPRGCAVTPNGTLLFVANHTQGTVSVIDTATRAVIDTVNTGGNPTAIAITNDGDADDTDETVFVTRFYAQVIEGGNGEAFDDGKEGIVQAFNAGSRGTVTDITLSPLANSGFTADRKNFCQQFNATAANNTFCPDTAAADATADVIAKNPQAVYPNQFQSALLRGGRLYLPNIGAQPEPPIKFNVNVQALVHVVNAETLAEVPAETVNLNNLIKVETQPDVADETTVLTRLFGNDIVAIDATADGSTFLIVSRGGNYVLRANLDGSGVLTINAAADTPAIRFLTGNLPTGVAISNDGTRAYANNEANFSVSALDLDANTVLTRDIAYSEPPAPGTFSHSVLVGKLVFHSALGVADNGLLGTPIREIEPLKFRNKQSDNGWSSCASCHPDGLSDGVTWIFATGPRQTVPLDSFFARDNPADQRISNWSAVRSSVTDFNENSVVVQGGKGFAGTPPNPNIYNHGISQGASDALDLETLWVQTVRSPIMPAATDTTLESAGRAAFITNCASCHGGAKWTKSQIIYTNNPAFDKDPNAGGVPRDAGIDRAGGQITGYTINRGAGNEASLRFMDGVGTFNATSPIEIRNQSANAAANAAVALGGVGFNVPSLIGVGYHAPYFHNGSAPTLADVFETHLLGASSITATLSEADRLALLVFLNTIDERTEPLTSDTDDFRLLIGD; translated from the coding sequence ATGCGACAACTCTCGCGGCCCGGACTTTTCTCCACTTTGGCGCTTGGCGCCTTCGGCCTGCTGATGCCGATTCTCGGCTGCCCGCCGGTGGTCAACGACACCGACGGCGACGGCGTGGCCGATGAGCAGGACAACTGCGTCGCGGTCGCCAACGCCGATCAGACGGACACCGACGGCGACGGCGTCGGCGATGCCTGCGACAACTGCCCCAAGGACGCCAACGCCGACCAGGCGGACAGTGACAACGACGGCGTGGGCGATGTCTGCGACAATTGCCCGAATGACGCCAACACGAACCAGACGGACAGCGATGATGACGGCATCGGCGACGCCTGCGACAACTGTCCCAACGACGCCAACGCCGACCAGGCGGATGGCGACAACGACGGCGTGGGCGATGCTTGCGACAATTGCCCGAATGACGCCAACGCAAACCAGGCGGACGCCGACAACGACGGCGACGGCGACGCCTGCGACAACTGCCCCAATGATGCGAACGCCGACCAGGCCGACAGCGACGGCGACGGCACCGGGGACGCCTGCGAGCGCCTCGCGGGCGAGTCGCGCTCGACGAATATCGCCGTCACCGGCGACGACCGGCGCGTGGTCGTCGTCAACCGCGATTCAAACTCGCTGGCCGTGATCGAAGTGCGCAACGCAGCGGGCGCGGACACGACGACGAAACTGGCCGAAATCCCGGTGGGCGTTGAGCCGCGCTTCCTGGCGCTCAGCCCCAGCGGCAGCGAAGCCTACGTCAGCAACACCGTCAGCGGCACGGTTTCAGTCGTCTCGCTCGCCGGCGCCACGAAGTTCAGCGTGGTCGACACCATCACCGTCGGGGCCGAGCCGCGCGGCTGCGCCGTGACGCCCAACGGCACGCTGCTCTTCGTCGCCAATCACACGCAGGGAACCGTCTCAGTCATCGACACCGCCACCCGGGCCGTGATCGACACGGTAAACACGGGCGGAAACCCGACCGCCATCGCCATCACCAACGACGGCGACGCGGATGACACCGACGAGACTGTCTTCGTGACGCGCTTCTACGCGCAGGTCATCGAGGGCGGCAACGGCGAGGCCTTCGACGACGGCAAGGAAGGCATCGTGCAGGCTTTCAACGCCGGCAGTCGAGGCACCGTCACCGACATCACGCTCTCGCCGCTGGCCAACTCCGGCTTTACCGCGGACCGCAAGAATTTCTGCCAGCAGTTCAACGCCACCGCCGCCAACAACACGTTCTGTCCCGACACGGCCGCGGCCGACGCGACGGCCGACGTGATCGCCAAGAATCCGCAGGCGGTCTACCCGAACCAGTTCCAGTCGGCGCTGCTGCGGGGCGGCCGGCTGTATCTGCCGAACATCGGCGCCCAGCCCGAGCCGCCGATCAAGTTCAACGTCAACGTGCAGGCGCTGGTGCACGTGGTGAACGCCGAGACGCTCGCCGAAGTGCCGGCCGAAACCGTCAATCTGAACAACCTGATCAAGGTTGAAACGCAGCCGGACGTGGCCGATGAGACGACCGTCCTGACGCGCCTGTTCGGAAACGACATCGTCGCCATCGACGCGACCGCGGACGGCTCGACGTTCCTGATCGTCAGCCGCGGCGGCAACTACGTGCTGCGCGCAAATCTCGACGGCAGCGGCGTGCTGACGATCAACGCCGCCGCCGACACGCCGGCGATTCGTTTCCTGACCGGCAACCTGCCTACCGGCGTGGCGATCAGCAACGACGGCACGCGGGCGTACGCCAATAACGAAGCGAACTTCTCGGTTTCGGCGCTGGATCTGGACGCGAACACGGTTCTGACGCGCGACATCGCCTACAGCGAGCCGCCCGCGCCGGGCACATTCAGTCACAGCGTCCTGGTCGGCAAGCTGGTCTTCCACAGCGCGCTGGGCGTGGCGGACAACGGCCTGCTGGGCACGCCGATCCGCGAAATCGAGCCGCTCAAGTTCCGCAACAAGCAGTCGGACAACGGCTGGTCGAGCTGCGCCTCGTGCCATCCGGACGGGCTCTCGGACGGCGTGACGTGGATCTTCGCCACCGGCCCGCGGCAGACCGTGCCGCTGGACAGCTTCTTTGCCCGCGACAATCCGGCCGATCAGCGCATCAGCAACTGGAGCGCGGTGCGCAGCAGCGTTACCGACTTCAATGAAAACTCGGTCGTGGTGCAGGGCGGCAAGGGATTTGCCGGCACGCCGCCGAACCCGAACATCTACAACCACGGCATTTCGCAGGGCGCCAGCGATGCGCTCGATCTCGAGACGCTCTGGGTGCAGACGGTTCGTTCGCCGATCATGCCGGCCGCCACCGACACGACGCTGGAGTCCGCCGGCCGGGCCGCGTTCATTACCAACTGCGCTTCCTGTCACGGCGGCGCGAAGTGGACCAAGAGCCAGATCATCTACACCAACAACCCGGCGTTCGACAAGGACCCGAACGCGGGCGGCGTGCCGCGCGACGCGGGCATCGATCGCGCCGGCGGACAGATCACCGGCTACACCATCAACCGCGGCGCCGGCAACGAAGCCTCGCTGAGGTTCATGGACGGCGTCGGCACGTTTAACGCGACCAGTCCGATCGAGATCCGCAACCAGAGCGCCAACGCGGCCGCGAACGCGGCGGTGGCGCTGGGCGGCGTCGGCTTCAACGTCCCGTCGCTGATCGGCGTCGGGTATCACGCGCCGTACTTCCACAATGGATCGGCGCCGACGCTGGCGGATGTGTTTGAGACGCACCTGCTGGGTGCCAGCTCGATCACGGCGACGCTGAGCGAGGCCGATCGCCTGGCGTTGCTCGTGTTCCTGAACACGATCGATGAGCGGACCGAGCCGCTGACGTCCGACACGGATGACTTCCGGCTGCTGATCGGCGATTGA
- the sigL_3 gene encoding ECF RNA polymerase sigma factor SigL, whose translation MPRSGDDLATMTSTFILEGLRDPDNRAVWGEYVARYRPLLVSYARRLGLAEPDAEDVAQQTLVSFSTAYQDGKYEREKGRLRAWLFAIARNQVVNWRRNQRSREHQVGEPDSGTGYFASQPDDKSMEAIWDEEWRAAVLARCLAQVRSEVQPATYEAFELFAYRGMAAEDVARKLGMTANAVFGAKRRILRRVRELLPDMEEIW comes from the coding sequence GTGCCGCGTTCGGGCGATGACCTGGCGACGATGACCAGCACCTTCATCCTGGAAGGACTGCGCGATCCCGACAATCGCGCGGTGTGGGGAGAGTACGTCGCCCGTTACCGCCCGCTGCTGGTCAGCTACGCCCGCCGACTCGGCCTGGCCGAGCCCGACGCCGAGGACGTCGCGCAGCAGACGCTGGTTTCCTTCTCAACGGCCTACCAGGATGGCAAATATGAACGTGAGAAGGGCCGGCTGCGCGCCTGGCTCTTCGCGATCGCACGCAACCAGGTGGTGAACTGGCGCCGTAATCAGCGCAGCCGCGAACATCAAGTCGGCGAGCCGGACTCGGGCACCGGATATTTCGCCAGTCAGCCCGACGACAAGTCCATGGAAGCCATCTGGGATGAGGAGTGGCGAGCGGCGGTGCTGGCGCGCTGCCTGGCCCAGGTGCGCAGCGAGGTCCAGCCGGCGACCTACGAGGCCTTCGAACTTTTCGCGTATCGAGGCATGGCCGCAGAGGACGTGGCCCGCAAGCTGGGCATGACGGCCAACGCCGTCTTCGGCGCGAAGCGCCGTATCCTGCGGCGGGTGCGCGAGTTGCTTCCGGACATGGAAGAAATCTGGTAG
- the pknB_8 gene encoding Serine/threonine-protein kinase PknB, with protein MLVCPADDQLERFFVGEATAEELARIQRHLESCPRCRSWIDEAREDEAVLVDLRRVETGPPQQGSSSAAAGLGCDAIKPDVCDIPGYTVERTLGEGGMGVVYEALQLRTQRRVALKLVRGRNVDARHRRLFDREVQALARLQHPCIASLFEAGTTAVGEPYFVMERIAGRPLAAFATDQAAPRKKLELMRRVCDAIHYAHQRGVIHRDLKPSNILIDESGTPKVLDFGLARLHDEDGSSATLLTDAGKIQGTLAYMSPEQTRGRPELIDVRSDVYSLGVLFYELMTGELPYPVSRERIADSIRVICEQAPRRPGAVSAALRGDLETILLKALEKEPDRRYSSAAALGDDIERYLARQPILARRPSAAYQIRKLVERHRLPSALAATLVLAVVGFGAAMAYLYRTADALRGDAEKQQVAAEAARDAESASRRRAEDAERAAAAEAATAKEVESFLRTLLASSNPEIARERDTGLLMDLLADADRRIEIELRDQPKAAARLHLTIGETYASLAAYDQADKHLSLALTLSQGIFGRRSAEVAEVLNAIGVLRRQQDRGPEAATFHREALSIRRDVLGEKHKLVAESLNNLATALLTQSQFAEAETLLRQALDARLETGEQLDGHFATGLLNLGFLLLALQRHEEADAVLNEGIRLRRQTAGDHDVMVANGLVKLGVTRLHLGRAEEAEKAVREALEIRRRVLPATHPLIGETLSNLAAILDARGKTEEAEASSEEALPYLRNPAAGERRSLPRVLNRLATYAQQRDDWDAALRLREEDLAVRRELYGDDSDEVVVARSNAAAALLRLNRAPEAFELLRDVYPSIDRLLSRTNPNRVVVRGNYARALFEIGRNDEAEAAFLDALATADSLARGPEADGLTARVRELIADFYTRTNRPELAEQFRDPK; from the coding sequence ATGCTGGTTTGCCCGGCTGACGATCAGCTCGAGCGATTCTTCGTCGGCGAGGCGACCGCCGAGGAGTTAGCCCGCATCCAGCGCCATCTCGAATCCTGCCCGCGCTGCCGAAGCTGGATCGACGAAGCTCGTGAAGATGAAGCGGTCTTGGTGGACCTGCGCCGGGTCGAAACCGGCCCGCCGCAGCAGGGATCGTCTTCCGCCGCCGCCGGCCTCGGCTGCGACGCGATAAAGCCGGACGTGTGCGACATCCCCGGCTACACCGTCGAGCGCACGCTGGGCGAAGGCGGGATGGGGGTCGTCTACGAGGCGCTGCAACTTCGCACGCAGCGGCGCGTGGCCCTCAAGCTGGTGCGCGGCCGAAACGTCGACGCCCGGCACCGGCGGCTGTTCGACCGTGAAGTGCAGGCGCTCGCGCGGCTGCAGCATCCCTGCATCGCATCGCTCTTTGAAGCCGGCACGACCGCCGTCGGCGAGCCGTATTTCGTCATGGAGCGCATCGCCGGCCGGCCGCTGGCGGCGTTCGCAACCGATCAGGCGGCGCCGCGGAAGAAGCTGGAGCTGATGCGGCGCGTGTGCGACGCGATTCACTACGCCCACCAGCGCGGCGTCATCCATCGCGACCTGAAACCCTCGAACATTCTGATCGACGAGAGCGGCACGCCGAAAGTGCTCGATTTCGGCCTCGCCCGCCTGCACGACGAGGATGGTTCGTCCGCCACGCTGCTGACCGACGCCGGAAAAATTCAGGGAACGCTGGCCTACATGAGTCCCGAGCAGACACGCGGCCGGCCGGAGCTCATCGACGTACGCAGCGACGTCTATTCGCTCGGCGTGCTGTTCTATGAACTGATGACCGGGGAACTGCCTTACCCCGTGTCGCGCGAGCGGATCGCCGACTCGATCCGCGTGATCTGCGAGCAAGCGCCGCGCCGCCCGGGCGCGGTTTCCGCGGCGCTGCGCGGCGATCTTGAGACGATCCTGCTGAAGGCCCTCGAAAAAGAGCCCGATCGGCGCTACAGCAGCGCCGCCGCCCTGGGCGACGACATCGAGCGCTACCTGGCGCGCCAGCCGATCCTGGCCCGCCGGCCGAGCGCCGCCTATCAGATTCGCAAGCTGGTCGAACGGCACCGGCTGCCTTCGGCTCTGGCCGCGACGCTGGTCCTCGCCGTCGTCGGCTTCGGCGCCGCCATGGCCTACCTGTACCGAACCGCGGACGCACTTCGCGGCGATGCGGAAAAGCAGCAAGTCGCCGCCGAAGCCGCCCGCGACGCCGAGTCCGCTTCACGCCGCCGCGCCGAAGACGCCGAGCGTGCCGCCGCCGCCGAAGCCGCGACCGCCAAGGAGGTCGAGAGCTTCCTGCGAACGCTCCTGGCCTCCAGCAACCCGGAAATCGCCCGCGAACGCGACACCGGACTGCTGATGGACCTGCTGGCGGACGCGGACCGCCGGATCGAAATCGAGCTTCGCGACCAGCCGAAAGCCGCCGCGCGGCTGCACCTCACGATCGGTGAAACCTACGCCAGCCTCGCAGCGTACGATCAGGCCGACAAACATCTCAGCCTCGCATTGACACTTTCTCAGGGAATATTCGGGCGGCGCTCCGCGGAGGTGGCTGAAGTGCTCAATGCCATCGGCGTCCTGCGGCGCCAGCAGGATCGCGGTCCCGAGGCCGCCACGTTTCATCGCGAGGCGCTGTCCATCCGCCGCGACGTGCTGGGCGAAAAACACAAGCTGGTGGCGGAAAGCCTGAACAACCTGGCGACGGCGCTGCTGACCCAGAGCCAATTCGCCGAGGCCGAGACACTGCTGCGCCAGGCGCTGGACGCGCGGCTGGAGACCGGCGAGCAGCTCGACGGTCACTTCGCGACCGGATTGCTCAATCTCGGATTTCTGCTCCTGGCGCTGCAACGCCACGAAGAGGCGGACGCCGTTCTGAACGAGGGCATCCGGCTGCGGCGCCAGACGGCGGGAGACCATGACGTCATGGTCGCCAACGGGCTGGTGAAGCTGGGCGTGACACGGCTGCACCTGGGGCGCGCCGAGGAGGCCGAGAAGGCCGTACGCGAGGCGCTGGAAATCCGCCGCCGCGTGCTGCCTGCGACGCATCCGCTGATCGGCGAAACGCTCTCGAACCTGGCGGCGATTCTCGACGCCCGCGGTAAGACCGAGGAAGCCGAAGCCAGCTCCGAAGAGGCGCTGCCCTATCTGAGAAATCCCGCCGCCGGCGAGCGCCGCAGCCTGCCGCGCGTTCTCAACCGGCTCGCAACCTACGCCCAGCAGCGCGACGACTGGGACGCGGCCCTGCGGCTGCGCGAAGAAGACCTTGCGGTCCGCCGCGAGCTCTACGGCGACGATAGCGACGAAGTCGTCGTGGCCCGCAGCAACGCCGCCGCGGCCCTGTTGCGGCTGAACCGCGCGCCCGAGGCGTTCGAACTGCTGCGCGACGTTTACCCGTCGATCGACCGGCTCCTGTCCCGGACCAATCCCAATCGCGTTGTCGTCCGCGGCAACTACGCCCGCGCGCTGTTCGAGATCGGCCGCAACGACGAGGCCGAGGCGGCGTTTCTCGACGCGCTCGCGACGGCGGATTCGCTGGCGCGCGGGCCGGAAGCCGACGGGCTGACGGCTCGAGTGCGCGAACTGATCGCGGACTTCTACACCCGCACCAACCGACCCGAACTCGCCGAACAATTCCGCGACCCGAAGTGA
- the fieF gene encoding Ferrous-iron efflux pump FieF, whose amino-acid sequence MTRRDHLIVQSQRAVRTSLLGLFINVVLSIVKLVAGLLGHSYALIADAIESLADVFGSLVVWRGVSIAAKPADAEHPYGHGKAEALAALAVAMLIFAAGVGIAVEAVREILTPHHSPAPFTLWVLIAVVLVKETLFRLVRGVAHETDSGAVLVDAWHHRSDAITSAAAAVGITIALVGGPAYAPADDWAALVASTVILYNAVQLSRNPLAELMDAEPAEIITQVRELAAGVPGVLGVEKVFARKSGVGYWIDMHVEVDPQMTVRDSHRIAHEVKDHIRRGLPSVRDVLVHIEPFDPLRTAPTEPRP is encoded by the coding sequence ATGACCCGCCGGGATCATCTCATCGTCCAATCTCAGCGCGCCGTGCGCACGTCCTTGCTCGGGCTCTTCATCAACGTCGTGCTTTCCATCGTCAAGCTGGTCGCCGGCCTGCTGGGCCACTCGTACGCCCTGATCGCCGACGCGATCGAGTCGCTGGCCGACGTCTTCGGCTCCCTGGTCGTCTGGCGCGGCGTCAGCATCGCGGCCAAGCCGGCCGACGCCGAGCATCCCTACGGCCACGGAAAGGCCGAAGCCCTCGCTGCGCTGGCCGTGGCGATGCTGATCTTCGCCGCCGGCGTCGGAATCGCGGTCGAAGCGGTTCGCGAAATCCTGACCCCTCATCATTCCCCGGCGCCGTTTACGCTCTGGGTCCTGATCGCCGTCGTGCTGGTCAAAGAGACGCTCTTTCGACTCGTCCGCGGCGTGGCGCATGAAACGGACAGCGGCGCCGTCCTGGTCGACGCCTGGCACCATCGCAGCGACGCCATCACGTCCGCGGCGGCGGCGGTCGGCATTACGATCGCGCTGGTGGGCGGCCCGGCATACGCGCCGGCGGACGACTGGGCGGCGCTGGTCGCATCCACCGTGATTCTCTACAACGCCGTCCAGCTTTCGCGCAATCCCCTGGCGGAGTTGATGGACGCCGAACCGGCCGAGATCATCACTCAGGTGCGCGAGCTGGCCGCCGGCGTGCCGGGCGTGCTGGGCGTGGAGAAGGTCTTCGCGCGCAAGAGCGGCGTGGGCTATTGGATCGACATGCACGTCGAAGTCGATCCGCAGATGACGGTGCGCGATTCCCACCGGATCGCGCACGAGGTCAAGGACCACATTCGCCGCGGCTTGCCGAGCGTCCGCGACGTGCTGGTGCACATCGAACCGTTCGATCCGCTGCGGACCGCGCCAACTGAGCCGCGCCCGTGA